One genomic segment of Chelmon rostratus isolate fCheRos1 chromosome 22, fCheRos1.pri, whole genome shotgun sequence includes these proteins:
- the LOC121626089 gene encoding nuclear receptor corepressor 2 gives MEVLTLLLMLFTVSGYSYVLQPRMTVTHIAELDRDHQPEMQPRNVSLSVEEKEKAAEYTERRKTEEEQRSEGLTPETNPEKRRMQEKITGFTGNVGEILDINKGYGKGSEGRLMPLGGETKTEFSVADVVKDLDKDKGGEVERREDLETNEESETAEDTKTLSHHNTWRRERGNFEKREQMDKLRQEIEEEERERKLVAGISLHEESRGGETVNQESVEREKREEEGEKIKNANHDEREKEDHIVVSNLTPPLSTSSIQLVQEVKIPATIQTITQPQNAPSSPPPPHHHDVPPSLRFTPTPHATVSPQFLLPSVTPPSPISVSTAAGGQVRSVSLLEGLLTEVLQSPGRHLKQNELEVKASPSLEDVMVKNMLFKPAEKLQTTGEVSTERPKEAEVIPKVRAATPKPKEAKFMTKDSKTKEANSTPKSNENNLTAKLVELTLEPNVTQPAELMENDTIAVLKQNKASPHPQLTKPPAKTQLTPAKTPSVRPVKINKSSKNKTIKTSKEKKRKKDNETKRPSERKKEVTPTYFPYFMDNYCPPECACYGRVVQCSDKGVDKVPYGIPYNARYILLMNNHINTIQLDLLNEYVSMEFLVLSNNQLTDGAIEGAFEGIPALKRLYLDRNLLESVPTDLPLSLEEIRLDNNQLSVMSEAAWARCPGLLVLSLSNNSLGNGSDSLPDAVLSPLSNLRTLNLDHNQLASVPLGLPLSVKELYLKGNLIEHFRGGAFSGISELVVLDLSANRLTNKGLLKDSLLNATHLESLNLEGNRLKQVPRHLPRSLKTLNLEGNLISSIKRATLYLLKNLEHLGLARNNIFKVAPGAFKALPVLHQLDLCHNTLRQVPRQLPQALHSVALTHNKIQSVPRDAFCWGNTSLSLSGLVRVQLEHNLIDMRKLDAQAFRCLRGFQVVHFY, from the exons ATGGAAGTGCTCACTCTGCTGCTCATGCTATTCACGGTCTCTGGATATTCATACGTTTTGCAGCCCA GAATGACAGTCACACATATAGCTGAGCTGGACAGAGACCACCAGCCTGAGATGCAGCCAAGAAATGTTTCACTatcagtggaggagaaagaaaaggctgcagaatACACtgagagaaggaaaacagaggaggaacagaggagcGAAGGACTGACTCCAGAGACAAACCCAGAAAAGAGGAGGATGCAAGAAAAAATCACAGGTTTCACTGGGAATGTAGGAGAAATCTTAGACATCAATAAAGGATACGGGAAAGGAAGCGAGGGAAGGCTGATGCCTCTCGGgggagaaacaaaaacagagttCTCTGTAGCCGACGTGGTGAAAGATTTAGATAAAGACAAAGGaggtgaagtggagaggagagaagatcTGGAGACGAATGAGGAGAGCGAGACGGCAgaggacacaaaaacactcagtcATCATAATACATGGAGACGGGAGAGGGGAAACTTCGAGAAGAGGGAACAGATGGATAAACTGAGGCAAGaaatagaggaagaggagagagagaggaagctggTTGCAGGGATTAGTCTCCATGAGGAGAGCAGAGGCGGAGAAACTGTAAATCAAGAAAgtgtggaaagagagaaaagagaagaagaaggggagaagataaaaaatgcaaaccacgatgaaagagaaaaggaagatcACATCGTTGTTAGCAATCTGACGCCTCCTTTAAGCACCTCCTCCATTCAATTAGTGCAAGAAGTCAAGATTCCTGCCACTATTCAAACTATCACTCAGCCTCAAAATGCTCCTAgttccccacctcctcctcatcatcatgaTGTCCCTCCATCACTCCGTTTTACACCCACACCTCACGCCACAGTCAGTCCTCAGTTCCTCCTTCCCTCCGTCACGCCTCCAAGTCCCATCTCAGTCTCAACAGCAGCCGGTGGCCAGGTGAGGTCCGTCTCACTGCTTGAAGGTCTCCTCACTGAGGTGTTACAGAGTCCTGGACGTCATCTCAAGCAGAACGAACTGGAAGTGAAGGCTAGCCCAAGCTTGGAGGATGTGATGgttaaaaatatgttgtttaaacctgcagagaaGCTCCAAACCACAGGGGAAGTAAGCACTGAACGACCCAAAGAGGCTGAAGTTATCCCCAAGGTGCGAGCGGCAACGCCAAAACCCAAAGAAGCAAAGTTTATGACCAAAGATTCAAAAACTAAAGAGGCAAATTCTACGCCCAAATCGAATGAAAATAATCTCACTGCTAAACTGGTCGAGCTCACGCTGGAACCAAACGTAACACAGCCCGCAGAACTGATGGAAAATGACACCATAGCTGTACTGAAGCAAAATAAAGCATCTCCTCACCCACAGCTGACCAAACCTCCAGCCAAAACGCAGCTGACACCCGCCAAAACACCTTCAGTGAGGCCagtaaaaatcaataaaagtagtaaaaatAAGACAATTAAGACatcaaaggaaaagaaaaggaaaaaagacaatgaaaccAAGAGGCcatcagagaggaagaaggaggtcACGCCAACATACTTTCCTTACTTTATGGACAACTACTGTCCTCCTGAGTGCGCCTGCTATGGAAG GGTCGTCCAGTGCTCGGACAAAGGTGTGGATAAGGTTCCTTACGGTATTCCCTATAACGCACGCTACATCCTCCTCATGAATAACCACATCAACACCATCCAGCTGGACCTGCTCAACGAATACGTCTCTATGGAGTTCCTTGTGTTGAGCAACAATCAGCTCACAGATGGCGCCATCGAGGGGGCCTTTGAGGGGATCCCAGCTCTGAAGCGCCTCTACCTGGACAGGAACCTCCTAGAAAGCGTGCCGACTGACCTTCCACTTTCTCTCGAGGAGATTCGTTTGGACAATAACCAGCTGAGCGTGATGTCTGAGGCAGCGTGGGCCCGCTGCCCCGGCCTCTTGGTTTTGAGcctcagcaacaacagcctgGGAAATGGATCTGACTCTCTTCCCGATGCAGTGCTCTCTCCTTTGTCCAACCTGCGCACTCTGAACCTGGATCACAACCAGCTCGCATCAGTTCCCCTGGGCTTACCACTGTCCGTCAAGGAGCTCTACCTCAAAGGGAACCTCATTGAGCACTTCCGAGGAGGAGCCTTCAGTGGGATATCAGAGCTGGTGGTTTTGGATCTGAGTGcaaacagactgacaaacaaggGTCTTCTCAAGGATTCCCTTCTCAATGCAACACACTTAGAAAGCCTCAACTTAGAAGGGAACAGACTAAAACAAGTGCCACGACACCTTCCCCGCTCACTGAAAACTCTAAATCTGGAGGGCAACCTCATTTCTTCCATAAAGAGAGCGACTCTTTACCTCTTGAAAAACCTGGAGCACCTGGGTTTAGCACGGAATAACATCTTCAAAGTGGCACCAGGGGCGTTCAAGGCATTGCCCGTCCTGCACCAGTTAGACCTGTGCCACAACACCTTGCGCCAGGTGCCCAGACAGCTGCCGCAGGCTCTGCACTCAGTGGCACTCACCCACAACAAGATTCAATCAGTGCCCCGCGACGCTTTCTGCTGGGGCAACACAAGTCTGAGTCTCAGCGGGCTCGTACGAGTGCAGCTGGAACACAATTTAATTGATATGAGGAAGTTGGATGCACAGGCTTTTAGGTGCTTACGGGGTTTCCAGGTGGTGCACTTCTACTGA